From a region of the Hymenobacter jejuensis genome:
- a CDS encoding isoaspartyl peptidase/L-asparaginase family protein has product MGKYVIIIHGGAVQTDPSTIPPEKEAKLKAGLAQALHAGWEILHKGGSALDAVEAAVRAMEDNEDFNAGRGGMFTLNGEVETEASIMDGATLQGGAVSCVKLVKNPISLARAVMEKCKHTFLTAEGAQEFALAQGLPLEAPHYFKTEPQRQEWMEILQEQAVEHADRHDTVGAVALDQEGNLAVATSTGGIEGKLKGRVGDSCIYGGGTYANNEVCAASCTGDGEIIMLGALAHEVYALCKYKDLPIAEAVREAISMYADKLEGDRGIIALDPQGNFALESNTNVMRRAYRINDEEPFVDIWMDKKA; this is encoded by the coding sequence GCAAATACGTTATTATCATTCACGGAGGCGCTGTTCAAACCGATCCCTCGACCATTCCGCCCGAGAAGGAAGCCAAGCTGAAGGCAGGGCTGGCGCAAGCGCTGCACGCCGGCTGGGAAATTCTGCACAAAGGCGGCAGCGCACTGGATGCGGTGGAGGCTGCGGTGCGCGCCATGGAGGACAACGAAGATTTCAATGCCGGCCGCGGCGGGATGTTTACCCTCAACGGGGAAGTCGAAACGGAAGCCTCTATCATGGACGGTGCCACCTTACAAGGCGGCGCCGTGAGCTGCGTTAAGCTGGTAAAAAACCCCATTAGCCTGGCGCGGGCGGTGATGGAAAAATGCAAGCATACCTTTCTGACGGCCGAAGGAGCCCAGGAATTTGCGCTGGCCCAAGGGCTGCCGTTGGAAGCGCCTCACTACTTCAAAACCGAGCCGCAGCGCCAAGAATGGATGGAAATCCTGCAAGAGCAAGCGGTAGAGCACGCCGACCGCCACGACACGGTCGGGGCCGTGGCTTTGGATCAGGAAGGGAACTTGGCCGTGGCTACTTCAACCGGCGGCATCGAAGGCAAGCTCAAGGGCCGCGTCGGCGATAGCTGCATTTACGGCGGTGGCACCTACGCCAACAACGAAGTGTGCGCGGCCTCGTGCACCGGCGACGGCGAAATCATCATGCTCGGCGCGTTAGCCCATGAGGTGTACGCCCTGTGCAAATACAAAGACCTACCCATTGCAGAGGCCGTCCGGGAAGCAATCAGTATGTACGCCGACAAGCTGGAAGGCGACCGCGGCATCATCGCCCTCGACCCGCAAGGCAACTTCGCCCTAGAATCGAACACCAACGTCATGCGCCGCGCTTACCGCATCAATGATGAAGAGCCGTTCGTGGACATTTGGATGGATAAGAAGGCCTGA
- a CDS encoding 2,3,4,5-tetrahydropyridine-2,6-dicarboxylate N-succinyltransferase produces the protein MNNLQATIEAAWADRSLLQQAATTDAIHAVIEELDKGRLRVAEPGATDADEWKVNDWVKKAVILYFPIQQMETIELKPFEYRDKMRLKTGYEAQGVRVVPPATARYGAYLAPGVIMMPSYVNIGAWVGEGTMVDTWATVGSCAQVGSGVHLSGGVGLGGVLEPVQAAPVIIEDGAFIGSRSILVEGCRVGKEAVIGAGVTITGSTRIIDVTGSEPKEYRGYVPARSVVIPGSLPKQFPAGEYHVPCALIIGQRKPSTDLKTSLNDALREYNVSV, from the coding sequence ATGAACAACCTGCAAGCTACCATCGAAGCTGCCTGGGCCGACCGCAGCCTGCTGCAACAAGCCGCCACCACCGACGCCATTCACGCCGTCATTGAAGAGCTCGACAAAGGCCGCCTCCGCGTAGCCGAACCCGGCGCCACCGACGCCGACGAGTGGAAAGTAAATGACTGGGTGAAGAAAGCCGTCATCCTCTATTTCCCCATTCAGCAGATGGAAACCATTGAGCTGAAGCCCTTTGAGTACCGCGACAAAATGCGCCTCAAGACCGGTTACGAAGCACAAGGCGTCCGCGTGGTGCCACCGGCTACGGCCCGCTATGGCGCATACTTGGCCCCCGGCGTTATCATGATGCCCAGCTACGTGAACATTGGCGCTTGGGTAGGAGAGGGCACGATGGTCGATACGTGGGCTACGGTGGGCTCGTGCGCCCAAGTAGGTTCGGGGGTGCACCTGAGCGGCGGCGTAGGCTTGGGCGGCGTACTAGAGCCTGTGCAGGCGGCGCCCGTTATCATCGAAGACGGCGCTTTTATCGGCTCCCGTAGCATTTTGGTGGAAGGGTGCCGCGTGGGCAAAGAAGCGGTAATTGGTGCCGGCGTAACCATTACCGGCAGCACCCGCATCATCGATGTAACGGGTTCAGAGCCAAAAGAATACCGCGGTTACGTACCCGCGCGTTCGGTAGTCATTCCGGGTAGCTTGCCCAAGCAGTTCCCGGCCGGCGAATATCATGTGCCCTGCGCCCTGATCATCGGTCAGCGCAAGCCCAGCACCGATTTGAAGACTTCGTTGAATGATGCCTTGCGGGAATACAACGTTTCGGTCTGA
- a CDS encoding SusD/RagB family nutrient-binding outer membrane lipoprotein, whose translation MKQLLIIRYCLGAVLALAAVACKKDEFLDVNTDPNRPLVVPPSVLLTGAEITTGFAVGNDLGRVTELLIQHTAGIANQPRSYDTYLLRGNYDNQWNLELYGGALTNSQQIIIATQEASPQYAGIAKLLKAYNFAFTTDLWGDIPYSQALQGQSGNLQPRFDKQQDIYEGNSSLGIQSLFDLVREGLADLDKASVLKPAADDVIYKGVIANWKKFGNTLLLKFANTISKKDPAFANKVIAEVLAKGATAYISSNAEDFQVAFGTTVGNQNPFYAYNYVTRPDDQMLSQRFLDSLNVNKDPRLPLFFTSTPGPVAAPTNTTATSTPFGFFTGFVNGNPAAAPIRTNRSRYAPYVVGASGEAPVRIVTNFQRAFILAEYYLSLQDNVNAQRYFQEGITASMTKAGVAAADITKYFADNPKIVTLAGSDTRKLNQIITQKWIAWVGNGYEAYNDYRRTGFPRLPLATNASSESPTEIPSRLYYPNAEIAANSQNIPTPQPLTTVPVWWATK comes from the coding sequence ATGAAGCAATTACTTATAATCCGATACTGCTTGGGCGCTGTGCTGGCGTTGGCTGCGGTGGCGTGTAAAAAGGATGAATTCCTGGATGTAAATACCGATCCCAACCGCCCTTTGGTAGTGCCGCCTTCTGTCCTGCTCACGGGTGCTGAAATCACAACGGGCTTTGCCGTTGGCAACGATCTGGGACGGGTAACCGAGCTGCTGATCCAGCACACGGCGGGCATCGCAAACCAACCCCGAAGCTACGACACCTACTTGCTGCGGGGCAACTACGACAACCAATGGAACCTAGAGCTCTACGGCGGTGCCCTAACCAATTCGCAGCAGATCATCATTGCCACCCAAGAAGCCAGCCCGCAGTACGCTGGCATTGCTAAGTTGCTGAAGGCGTACAACTTTGCCTTTACCACCGACTTATGGGGCGACATTCCTTACTCGCAAGCCCTACAAGGCCAGAGCGGAAACCTACAACCGCGTTTCGACAAGCAGCAGGATATCTATGAAGGCAACTCCTCACTGGGCATCCAAAGCCTCTTTGACCTGGTGCGCGAAGGCTTGGCCGATTTGGACAAGGCCAGCGTACTGAAGCCGGCTGCTGATGACGTGATCTACAAAGGAGTGATCGCCAACTGGAAAAAGTTCGGCAATACGTTGCTGCTAAAGTTCGCCAACACCATCAGCAAGAAGGATCCGGCGTTTGCCAATAAAGTAATTGCAGAAGTGCTAGCGAAAGGCGCCACGGCTTATATCTCGTCAAACGCCGAAGATTTTCAGGTGGCTTTCGGTACTACAGTAGGCAACCAAAATCCTTTCTATGCCTACAACTATGTAACGCGCCCTGATGATCAGATGCTGAGTCAGCGTTTTCTGGATTCGTTGAACGTGAACAAAGACCCTCGTTTGCCTTTGTTTTTCACTTCTACGCCCGGGCCCGTAGCTGCTCCCACCAACACCACGGCCACGTCTACTCCCTTCGGCTTTTTTACGGGCTTCGTAAACGGTAACCCGGCGGCAGCTCCCATTCGCACCAATCGCTCACGCTACGCACCCTACGTGGTAGGAGCTAGCGGCGAAGCCCCGGTGCGGATTGTAACGAACTTCCAGCGAGCCTTTATTCTGGCCGAATATTACCTGTCGCTGCAAGATAACGTCAACGCCCAGCGGTACTTTCAAGAAGGAATCACTGCCTCTATGACCAAAGCAGGCGTCGCCGCTGCGGATATCACCAAGTACTTCGCCGACAACCCCAAGATTGTGACCCTGGCTGGCTCCGACACGCGCAAGCTCAACCAGATCATCACCCAGAAATGGATTGCCTGGGTTGGCAACGGCTACGAGGCCTATAACGATTATCGGCGCACGGGCTTCCCGCGGTTACCGCTCGCTACCAATGCCAGCTCGGAAAGCCCCACGGAGATCCCGTCGCGTCTGTATTACCCAAACGCGGAAATTGCGGCCAACTCGCAGAACATTCCCACGCCGCAGCCGCTCACTACGGTGCCGGTATGGTGGGCCACCAAGTAG
- a CDS encoding SusC/RagA family TonB-linked outer membrane protein, with product MKRFLLMSILLMVTLLQQVTAQNRSVSGKVTDAQSGEGLPGVTVLVKGTTNGISTGADGTYTLSVPASGGTLVFSSIGYTTVERAIGSESQINLALASDTKQLKEVVVTALGIERDIREVNTTQQQIKGDEIAQRSEPNVLNALAGKVSGVNITSASGLPGSSTNINIRGITSLQGSNQPLFVVDGIPISNSLDVTNGTTLGTLGAAQTSNRALDIDPNNIESINVLKGPAAAALYGSRAASGAIIITTKSGRNLNKKLEVTVNSGYSVQQVYGLPKFQNDYGQGTFGVLTTANGDINSGTTNSWGPRFGTTPTVVNGIGALKRPDGTPIPYQAYPNNIKDYFQLGHLITNGVNLAGGNKDQNFSLNVNNTSQKGITDFATLKRTSVQIGGNTTLLNKLKAGASVNLISTNQLGPLVGNGSSAFGTLVSVPRSYDLMGLPYADPVTNRSVFFSGLDNPRWNLANNPTTSNLTRFINVANLSYEFAPWLNVAYRAGLDTYTDRRKQVYAVGAARLPTGQVLDQSIFRSEINGDLLITLKKERVLVNGLSANLLLGQNINQRRFQTISAQADNILVPGFENTSVGAVFSNGTRETSSLQRLLGYYTQLSLAYNNYLFVDVTGRIDQSSTLPKKKNTYFFPSATAGFVFSDAFKISNDFFSYGKIRANIAKVGRDADPYALETYYNVTSVGNNVASVSFPLNGAGGFAISTILGNPNLKPEFTRSYEGGVNLGFFNNRLTFDLTYYYSISDNQIVPVTVPATSGFTQHYDNVGRLDNKGFEGLMTITPFRTDNFRWDVTANYTRNRNKVVRLAPGITRARINGSGFIGSLPFIVEGQPYGVIVGGKKARTPDGQYIIDGRTGLFVADIQNEVIANPNIKWQGGITNTFSYRGINFSFLVDTRQGGDVLSFTNGFYRSAGALAETGKNRELPRIIPGVIANGDGTYRPNNIQIDAQSYWQAFGLQSDLNVYDATVYRLREVSLGYDLPKSLLTNLPFGQIGVSLTGRNLFYYAPNANFDPELNTQGAGNIRGLDLQGPPNARTYGANIRFTF from the coding sequence ATGAAAAGATTTTTACTCATGAGTATACTACTCATGGTCACGCTGCTTCAGCAGGTGACGGCCCAGAACAGAAGCGTATCTGGGAAGGTGACTGATGCCCAATCCGGGGAAGGTTTGCCCGGTGTAACGGTATTGGTGAAAGGCACTACGAACGGCATCTCAACGGGCGCCGACGGTACGTACACGCTCAGTGTTCCGGCCTCAGGAGGCACGCTCGTATTCAGCTCGATCGGCTATACCACGGTCGAGCGGGCGATAGGCAGCGAATCGCAGATTAACCTGGCGCTGGCTTCGGATACGAAGCAGCTGAAAGAAGTAGTGGTAACGGCGCTGGGCATCGAGCGGGATATTCGGGAAGTAAACACTACCCAGCAGCAGATCAAAGGCGATGAAATTGCCCAGCGGTCGGAACCCAACGTGCTGAATGCACTGGCCGGCAAGGTTTCGGGCGTAAACATCACCAGTGCCAGCGGTCTGCCGGGCTCCTCGACCAACATCAACATCCGCGGCATCACGTCGTTGCAGGGCAGCAACCAGCCGTTGTTTGTGGTCGATGGGATTCCGATCAGCAACTCCTTGGACGTAACCAACGGCACAACATTGGGTACCCTAGGCGCCGCCCAAACCTCTAACCGCGCCTTGGACATCGACCCCAACAACATCGAAAGCATCAACGTGCTGAAAGGCCCGGCGGCGGCGGCTTTGTATGGTTCGCGGGCTGCCTCGGGTGCCATCATCATCACCACCAAATCGGGCCGGAACCTAAACAAAAAGCTGGAAGTAACCGTCAATTCCGGCTATAGCGTGCAGCAAGTATATGGCCTGCCCAAGTTCCAAAACGACTACGGCCAGGGTACGTTCGGCGTATTGACCACGGCCAACGGAGATATCAACTCAGGCACGACCAACTCCTGGGGACCGCGGTTTGGCACTACCCCAACGGTCGTAAACGGAATAGGGGCGTTGAAGCGGCCTGATGGCACGCCCATCCCGTACCAAGCCTATCCCAACAACATCAAGGATTATTTTCAGCTTGGCCACCTCATTACGAATGGCGTGAACCTGGCAGGGGGAAACAAAGACCAGAACTTCAGTCTCAACGTCAACAACACTTCCCAGAAAGGCATCACGGACTTTGCCACGCTGAAACGGACCAGCGTGCAAATCGGCGGCAACACCACATTGCTCAACAAGCTCAAAGCCGGTGCTTCGGTTAACTTGATATCTACCAATCAATTAGGGCCGCTGGTGGGCAACGGCAGCAGCGCTTTTGGTACGCTGGTGAGCGTGCCGCGCAGCTACGATCTGATGGGGCTTCCGTATGCTGATCCGGTTACGAACCGCAGCGTGTTCTTCTCGGGCCTTGACAACCCCCGGTGGAACCTCGCCAACAACCCAACCACAAGTAACCTGACGCGCTTTATCAACGTGGCCAACTTGAGCTACGAGTTTGCTCCGTGGCTGAACGTAGCCTACCGCGCCGGTCTGGATACGTACACCGACCGTCGTAAGCAGGTGTATGCCGTCGGGGCCGCGCGTCTTCCCACGGGGCAGGTGCTTGATCAATCCATCTTCCGCAGCGAAATTAACGGAGACTTGCTCATTACGTTGAAGAAAGAGCGGGTATTGGTTAATGGGCTCAGTGCCAATTTGTTACTGGGCCAGAACATCAACCAGCGCCGTTTCCAGACCATCAGTGCGCAGGCAGATAACATTTTGGTGCCAGGGTTTGAGAACACTTCCGTAGGGGCTGTATTTTCGAATGGTACCCGGGAAACTTCCTCGCTCCAGCGCCTGCTCGGTTATTACACCCAGCTGTCTCTGGCCTACAACAATTACCTCTTCGTGGACGTGACGGGCCGCATTGACCAATCGTCGACATTGCCCAAGAAAAAGAATACCTATTTCTTCCCCTCGGCTACCGCAGGGTTTGTGTTCTCCGATGCGTTTAAGATTTCCAACGACTTCTTCTCGTACGGTAAGATTCGCGCCAACATTGCCAAGGTGGGCCGCGACGCCGATCCGTATGCGTTGGAGACTTACTACAACGTGACTTCGGTCGGTAACAACGTAGCCAGCGTTAGCTTCCCGCTCAACGGGGCCGGTGGCTTTGCCATCAGCACCATTCTGGGCAACCCCAACTTGAAGCCGGAATTTACCAGGTCCTATGAGGGCGGTGTGAACTTAGGCTTCTTCAACAACCGCCTGACGTTTGACCTGACTTACTATTATTCCATCAGCGACAACCAAATTGTGCCGGTTACGGTGCCTGCTACGTCAGGCTTCACCCAGCACTACGACAACGTAGGCCGCCTCGACAACAAAGGATTTGAAGGGTTGATGACCATTACTCCCTTCCGCACCGATAACTTCCGCTGGGATGTGACGGCAAACTACACCCGCAACCGCAACAAAGTGGTGCGCTTGGCACCGGGCATCACCCGCGCGCGCATCAACGGCTCTGGTTTTATCGGCAGCTTACCGTTCATCGTGGAGGGCCAGCCCTACGGCGTGATTGTAGGCGGTAAAAAAGCTCGCACGCCCGACGGACAATACATCATCGACGGCCGTACGGGCTTGTTTGTAGCTGATATCCAGAATGAAGTAATTGCCAACCCCAACATCAAATGGCAGGGCGGCATCACCAATACCTTCTCGTATCGCGGCATCAACTTTTCTTTCTTAGTTGATACGCGTCAAGGAGGCGATGTGCTGTCGTTCACCAATGGCTTCTACCGATCGGCGGGGGCGCTGGCCGAAACGGGCAAGAACCGGGAACTGCCCCGCATCATTCCGGGCGTAATTGCCAACGGCGACGGTACCTACCGGCCCAACAACATTCAGATTGACGCCCAGAGCTATTGGCAGGCGTTTGGTTTGCAAAGTGACCTGAACGTGTACGATGCTACGGTGTACCGTTTGCGTGAAGTGTCGCTGGGGTATGACTTGCCGAAAAGCTTGCTAACGAACTTGCCGTTTGGCCAAATCGGCGTGTCGCTGACGGGGCGCAATCTGTTCTACTACGCGCCCAACGCCAATTTTGACCCCGAGCTGAACACGCAAGGTGCCGGCAACATTCGCGGCCTGGATCTACAAGGTCCGCCAAATGCCCGCACGTACGGCGCCAACATTCGGTTTACTTTCTAA